The DNA window CGCCGGGGGCGGGCGGGTCGATCTCGGTGACGATCACGTCGAGCATGCCGTCGATCAGCTCGTCCTTGTTCGCCACGTGCTTGTAGAGGGCCATCGGCACCACGTCGAGCTCCTGGGCGAGCCGGCGCATGCTGAGCTGCTCCAGGCCGATCTCGTCGGCCAGCCCGATCGCGGCGCGGAGGACCCGGTCCCGGTTCAGGCGCAGCGTCTTCACCACGGTGGCACGATATCTCCCTTGACAGGTGTACGCCGTACACCTCAGCCTTGGTGTACGACGTACACCTTGGAGGTGGCCCATGAAAGCGCTGGTGCAGGACCGGTACGGGGAATGCTCGTTCGCCGATGTCCCGACGCCCGAGATCGGCCCGGACCAGGTGCTGGTGCGGGTCCGCGCGGCCTCGGTCAACGCCTACGACTGGCACGTGCTGCGCGGCGACCCGCGGCTGGCCCGGCTCAGCATGGGTCTCACCCGGCCCCGCGCCCGGATCCGCGGCCGGGACTTCGCCGGTCAGGTCGTCGCCGCCGGGTCGTCGGTCACCCGGTTCCGGCCCGGTGACGAGGTGTTCGGCGACACCGGGACGGCCGACGGGACGTTCGCCGAGTTCGTGGCGGTCCGGGAGGAGCTGGTGGCGGATCGGCCGGCCGGGGTGCCGCCCGAGGCCGCGGCCGCCCTGCCGCTCGCCGGCGTCACCGCCCGGCAGGCCCTGCGCGACGTGCGGGCCGGCCACCGGGTCCTGATCAACGGGGCCTCGGGCGGGGTGGGCACCTTCGCCGTGCAACTGGCGGTGGCGTCCGGCGCGGCGGTGACCGCGGTGTGCAGCGCCCGCAACGCCGAGCTGGTCCGGTCGCTCGGCGCGGCCGTCGTCGTCGACTACCGGCAGACCGATGTCACCACCCTCGGCGAGCGGTACGACGTCGTCCTCGACCTGGTCGGCAACCG is part of the Actinoplanes missouriensis 431 genome and encodes:
- a CDS encoding NAD(P)-dependent alcohol dehydrogenase, with translation MKALVQDRYGECSFADVPTPEIGPDQVLVRVRAASVNAYDWHVLRGDPRLARLSMGLTRPRARIRGRDFAGQVVAAGSSVTRFRPGDEVFGDTGTADGTFAEFVAVREELVADRPAGVPPEAAAALPLAGVTARQALRDVRAGHRVLINGASGGVGTFAVQLAVASGAAVTAVCSARNAELVRSLGAAVVVDYRQTDVTTLGERYDVVLDLVGNRSLAALRTLLTPGGTLVLSGGGVYRGGSVLGPMRLILWAQLVSRFARQRITVLTATTSRESLEALAAMVAEGRITVAIDRTFPLAAAADAIRYLETEHARAKVVVTTEQ